The following proteins come from a genomic window of Kitasatospora sp. NBC_01246:
- a CDS encoding NuoI/complex I 23 kDa subunit family protein — translation MSFPGSGLAKGLAVTLRTMTKKTVTAQYPDVQPALPPRSRGVIALLEENCTVCMLCARECPDWCIYIDSHKETLPAADPNARARTRNVLDRFAIDFSLCMYCGICIEVCPFDALFWSPEFEYAETDILELTHERDKLREWMWTVPAPPALDPAAEEPKEIATARKAADKLAAAASAAPEEGDPR, via the coding sequence ATGAGCTTCCCCGGCTCCGGACTGGCCAAGGGCCTGGCCGTCACCCTGCGGACGATGACGAAGAAGACCGTCACCGCGCAGTACCCCGACGTGCAGCCCGCGCTGCCGCCGCGCTCGCGCGGCGTGATCGCGCTGCTGGAGGAGAACTGCACGGTCTGCATGCTGTGCGCCCGCGAGTGCCCGGACTGGTGCATCTACATCGACTCCCACAAGGAGACGCTGCCGGCCGCCGACCCGAACGCCCGCGCCCGGACCCGCAACGTGCTGGACCGCTTCGCCATCGACTTCTCGCTCTGCATGTACTGCGGGATCTGCATCGAGGTGTGCCCGTTCGACGCGCTGTTCTGGTCCCCGGAGTTCGAGTACGCGGAGACCGACATCCTGGAGCTGACCCACGAGCGGGACAAGCTCCGCGAGTGGATGTGGACGGTGCCGGCGCCGCCGGCGCTGGACCCGGCGGCCGAGGAGCCCAAGGAGATCGCCACCGCGCGCAAGGCCGCGGACAAGCTGGCCGCCGCCGCCTCGGCGGCGCCGGAGGAGGGTGACCCGCGATGA
- the nuoH gene encoding NADH-quinone oxidoreductase subunit NuoH, protein MLDTLLRCVATLVVFLTFPLVIGQTEHKVMAHMQGRLGPMYAGGFHGWAQLVADGVKFAQKEDIVPAGADRRIFQLAPAVSLLPYLFVLLAIPVGPDGLVGQAIDAGLFFVLAVMGVGVIGKLMAGWASANKFSLLGGLRTAAQLMSYELPMVLAAASVAMAAGTLSLPGILDAWQWYWIPWQLIGAFVFFTAGLAELQRPPFDMPVADSEIIFGAYTEYTGLRFALFLLSEYVGILVVSGLTAVLFLGGWHGPLPDELGWLWTILKTFALAFVVIWLRVTYPRLREDQLMRFAWLVLIPLALVQLALTGIIKVAIS, encoded by the coding sequence CTGCTCGACACGCTGCTGCGCTGCGTCGCCACCCTCGTCGTCTTCCTCACCTTCCCCCTGGTCATCGGCCAGACCGAGCACAAGGTGATGGCGCACATGCAGGGCCGGCTCGGTCCGATGTACGCCGGCGGCTTCCACGGCTGGGCGCAGCTCGTCGCCGACGGCGTGAAGTTCGCGCAGAAGGAGGACATCGTCCCGGCCGGGGCGGACCGCAGGATCTTCCAGCTGGCGCCCGCCGTCTCCCTGCTGCCCTACCTGTTCGTGCTGCTCGCCATCCCCGTCGGGCCGGACGGCCTCGTCGGCCAGGCGATCGACGCCGGCCTCTTCTTCGTGCTGGCCGTGATGGGCGTCGGCGTGATCGGCAAGCTGATGGCCGGCTGGGCCTCGGCGAACAAGTTCTCGCTGCTCGGCGGTCTGCGGACGGCCGCGCAGCTGATGTCCTACGAGCTGCCGATGGTGCTCGCGGCCGCCTCGGTGGCGATGGCGGCCGGCACGCTCTCGCTCCCGGGGATCCTGGACGCCTGGCAGTGGTACTGGATCCCGTGGCAGCTCATCGGCGCCTTCGTCTTCTTCACGGCCGGCCTGGCCGAGCTCCAGCGCCCGCCGTTCGACATGCCGGTGGCCGACTCGGAGATCATCTTCGGCGCGTACACCGAGTACACCGGGCTGCGCTTCGCGCTCTTCCTGCTCTCCGAGTACGTCGGGATCCTGGTGGTCTCCGGGCTGACCGCGGTGCTCTTCCTGGGCGGCTGGCACGGTCCGCTGCCGGACGAGCTCGGCTGGCTCTGGACGATCCTGAAGACCTTCGCGCTGGCCTTCGTGGTCATCTGGCTGCGGGTCACCTACCCGCGACTGCGGGAGGACCAGCTGATGCGCTTCGCGTGGCTCGTGCTGATCCCGCTGGCCCTCGTCCAGCTCGCCCTCACCGGCATCATCAAGGTGGCGATCTCATGA